One window of the Aptenodytes patagonicus chromosome 5, bAptPat1.pri.cur, whole genome shotgun sequence genome contains the following:
- the LOC143160506 gene encoding E3 ubiquitin-protein ligase HECTD3-like, protein MRAGGEAPHQVLGRLRFLLQCSECFRRARALPAALCYVPREVQYKICKDPAAAAAAAAARSLLSVWDSPGPARGGKRAARATIEVRKGGCLRATGEEYCNGAGLWVKLSKEQLEEYTSSRDLAEGWLLAQRFGEGGDKLVPVESVEKIQWQHQTLGVDYKPAVSWEQVVDLTYSMRLGEKPRLTEQDEAAVQKFRSVPPGWSYEHDLELGRFLYDHSERELQRRDCTKEHLSSVEVSSQAEDCGAAHLTDNQTYTFWESNGPPGQHWVRLNMKKGTIVKKLWLMLDGQANSYIPRRVAVYGGAPNRLHHLRTVLINENSFQDICILRDMKTHLPVLEIRILECRDQGYNVRLRGIKIKSFWEWDLILNADMFQPARLVRYPLLEGVDADVLYRRAVLIQRFVQLLDSVLCYLIPRPEDSSGTFSALRSMKPFLLLSKQSAALITHCLQSSESIPPPTLPKLYINRHLARVHRANPTLDPSCRNTVFTQLYEGLRSSKNNQPLDYRWPLSYSQWWECEFITEGIVDSGGGFRDSLSDVSEELCPSSSDVPVPLPFFVRTSNQGNSSSDTRDMYVPNPSCKDFPKYEWIGQLMGAALRSKEFLILALPALVWKQLAGEEVSWSKDFAAVDMELVKMLEVLEGVDREAFEFMFGRELTYTMVRSDQRVVELIPNGSSTVVRYEDRKEFIRLVQRARLEESKEQIAAMRAGLLHVVPQPVLDLLTWQQLEKKVCGDAEITVAELQRFITFEDFAANDTRIQNFLEALNNFTSKDLSRFLKFVTGRSRLPVQITVYPERANLNALDLMPQASTCSCSFFLPNYSSAKACEDLLRYAVYNCMSIDTDRNTWDE, encoded by the exons ATGCGTGCGGGCGGGGAAGCGCCGCACCAGGTGCTGGGCCGGCTGCGGTTCCTGCTGCAGTGCAGCGAGTGCTTCCGCCGcgcccgggcgctgcccgccgcgctcTGCTACGTGCCGCGGGAGGTGCAGTACAAGATCTGCAaggaccccgccgccgccgccgctgccgccgccgcccgcagcctgCTCAGCGTGTGGGACAGCCCAgggccggcgcggggcggcaAGCGGGCGGCGAGGGCCACCATCGAGGTGCGGAAGGGCGGCTGCCTCCGCGCCACCGGCGAGGAGTACTGCAACGGCGCCGGGCTCTGGGTCAAGCTCAGCAAG gagcagctggaggagtaCACGAGCAGCCGTGACCTGGCTGAGGGCTGGCTCCTGGCGCAGAGGTTTGGAGAGGGAGGAGATAAGTTGGTGCCGGTTGAGTCCGTGGAGAAGATCCAGTGGCAGCACCAAACGCTCGGGGTTGATTATAAACCCGCGGTCAG CTGGGAACAAGTGGTGGACCTGACGTACTCCATGCGCCTGGGAGAGAAGCCCAGACTCACAGAGCAGGATGAGGCCGCGGTGCAGAAGTTTCG GTCTGTGCCCCCGGGCTGGAGCTACGAGCACGACCTGGAGTTGGGGCGCTTCCTGTATGATCACAGTGAGAGGGAGCTGCAGCGCAGGGACTGCACCAAGGAGCACCTCAGCAGCGTTGAGGTGTCCTCACAGGCG GAGGACTGCGGTGCAGCCCATCTGACTGACAACCAGACATACACCTTCTGGGAGAGCAACGGGCCTCCGGGGCAGCACTGGGTGCGGCTCAACATGAAGAAAGGCACCATTGTCAA GAAGCTGTGGCTGATGCTGGATGGGCAGGCCAACTCCTACATACCCAGGCGGGTGGCTGTGTATGGCGGGGCACCAAATAGGCTGCACCACCTGAGAACCGTCCTTATTAATGA GAACAGCTTCCAGGACATCTGCATCCTCCGCGACATGAAGACCCACCTCCCGGTGCTGGAGATCCGCATCCTGGAGTGCCGGG ACCAAGGGTACAACGTCCGCCTGCGAGGGATTAAGATCAAGTCCTTCTGGGAGTGGGACCTGATCCTCAATGCCGACATGTTCCAGCCAGCCCGGCTGGTGCGCTACCCTCTCCTCGAAGGGGTGGACGCCGATGTGCTGTACCGGCGGGCCGTGCTCATTCAGAG GTTCGTCCAGCTCCTGGACAGTGTCCTGTGTTACCTGATCCCCCGCCCCGAGGACAGCAGCGGCACCTTCAGTGCACTCAGG AGCATGAAGCCATTCCTGCTGCTGTCCAAGCAGAGTGCAGCCCTCATCACCCACTGTCTCCAGTCCTCGGAAAGCATCCCCCCTCCCACACTGCCAAAGCTGTACATCAACCGGCACCTGGCCCGGGTGCACCGTGCCAACCCCACACTGGACCCCAGCTGCAGGAACACTGTCTTCACTCAG ctgTACGAAGGCCTCAGATCTTCCAAGAACAATCAGCCCCTGGACTACAG GTGGCCCCTGAGCTACAGCCAGTGGTGGGAGTGCGAGTTCATCACCGAGGGCATCGTCGACAGCG GTGGCGGCTTTCGGGATAGCCTGTCGGACGTGTCGGAGGAGCTGTGTCCCAGCTCAAGCGATGTCCCCGTGCCCCTGCCCTTCTTCGTGCGCACCTCTAACCAG GGTAACAGCAGCAGTGACACCAGGGACATGTACGTCCCCAACCCCTCCTGCAAGGACTTCCCCAAGTATGAGTGGATCGGGCAGCTGAtgggagcagccctgaggagcaAGGAGTTTCTG ATCCTGGCTTTACCGGCACTGGTGTGGAAGCagctggcaggggaggaggtCAGCTGGAGCAAGGACTTTGCCGCCGTAGACATGGAGCtg GTGAAGAtgctggaggtgctggagggggTGGACAGGGAAGCCTTTGAGTTCATGTTCGGCAGAGAGCTGACCTACACGATGGTGCGGAGCGACCAGCGTGTGGTGGAGCTGATCCCCAatggcagcagcactgtggtACGCTATGAGGACCGCAAGGAGTTCATCCGCCTGGTGCAGAGGGCTCGGCTGGAGGAGAGCAAGGAGCAG ATCGCAGCCATGCGTGCCGGGCTGCTTCACGTGGtgccccagcctgtgctggacctgctcacctggcagcagctggagaagaAGGTGTGCGGCGACGCCGAGATCACAGTGGCTGAACTGCAGAGGTTCA TCACATTTGAGGACTTTGCTGCCAATGACACCCGTATCCAGAACTTCTTGGAGGCGCTCAACAACTTCACCAGCA AGGACCTCAGCCGCTTCCTCAAGTTCGTCACTGGCCGGAGCCGCCTCCCAGTTCAGATCACTGTCTACCCAGAAAGGGCAAA CTTGAATGCATTAGACCTGATGCCACAGGCATCCACGTGCTCCTGCAGCTTCTTCTTGCCCAACTATTCCTC GGCCAAGGCCTGTGAGGACCTGCTGCGGTACGCCGTGTACAACTGCATGTCCATCGACACTGACAGGAACACCTGGGATGAATGA